From a single Calothrix sp. NIES-2098 genomic region:
- a CDS encoding cupin 2 domain-containing protein codes for MITTSLNDLPEESVSHNPEIKKKVMLRFGDLPHLTNFSQARFAPGQSAPAHAHQDMSEVFFVESGAGVIYIDGQAYPLLPGNCVAVEPGEVHEVVNNGTTELVLTYFGLRVEKPAC; via the coding sequence ATGATTACTACTTCCCTGAATGATTTGCCAGAAGAATCTGTTTCTCACAACCCCGAAATCAAGAAAAAGGTAATGCTGCGGTTTGGGGATCTACCCCACCTAACTAACTTTTCGCAAGCACGTTTTGCTCCCGGACAAAGCGCCCCCGCCCACGCCCATCAAGATATGTCTGAAGTCTTCTTTGTGGAATCTGGTGCGGGGGTTATTTATATTGATGGTCAAGCATACCCTCTACTTCCAGGTAACTGTGTAGCCGTAGAACCAGGAGAAGTCCACGAAGTTGTGAATAATGGTACAACTGAACTTGTTCTTACTTACTTTGGTTTACGCGTGGAAAAGCCAGCCTGTTGA
- a CDS encoding pyruvate phosphate dikinase PEP/pyruvate-binding protein, producing MFELWGALTILIVCPLLGALPLIAWITYALTGKQLAKLGTGNISVSAAFYHGGKLVGILAVLSEAFKGITAVLIARAFFGEGSTWELIALIALVIGRYSIGRGAGTTNVVWGFLVHDPLVAGFTTFLAAISFTVLQSKQLVKFGVLLLFPLFVAVLHFEDFPRVIAAVSLAGLLGWIYTKIPDDLNLPAQGAKSESKPMLEFLGGETRPIALGEDLDEAKVGHKAAALSQLKRWGYPVPKGWVINPNQDPEEVIDFFQPSELSPLVVRSSAIGEDSEQASAAGQYETVLNVTSEQQLKEAIAQVRASYDQPAAVQYRRDRGLPDQAMAVLIQQQVQSVYSGVAFSRDPITQQGDAIVIEALPGSASQVVSGRVTPEQYRAFVVETENFSSVQLEGTGRVPQALIKQVALLTRRLEKRYHGIPQDIEWSYDGQTLWVLQARPITTLLPIWTRKIAAEVIPGVIHPLTWSVNRPLTCGVWGEIFTVGLGDRVLGLDFTETATLHYSRAYFNASLLGQIFLRMGLPPESLEFLTRGDRFTKPPLLSTLRNIPGLLRLVRREMDLETEFKRDYREKFIPVLSQLAHEPVQELEPSQLLARIDMILEALRLATYYSIFAPLSAAIRQGIFRVKDGQIDNSVAPEVAVLRSLSALAQNAKQVLPEFEPEKVFEQLETTPEGQNVLYDFNELLQDYGYLSEVGTDIAVPTWKEDPEYVKQLFVQLMQGNEPPTDGVDPINQVFSGKRKRGNVQRRVDLKGRVTEVYSRLLAELRWSFVALEQIWLKSSFLKQTGDIFFLELDEIGSLVAAADAEFSSQLEKLVQNRRSQFEQDSEINQVPLLVYGHTPPHPLTPSPLYSDQVLQGIPASHGQAEGQVRVLRNLKNIPEINKETILVVPYTDSAWAPLLVRAGGLIAEAGGRLSHGAIVAREYGIPAVMDVRGATWLMQDGQRVRIDGSRGIVELSNDLRPE from the coding sequence ATGTTTGAACTTTGGGGTGCCCTAACTATTTTAATCGTCTGCCCTCTACTGGGTGCATTACCGCTAATTGCTTGGATTACCTATGCCCTGACAGGGAAGCAATTAGCCAAACTCGGTACAGGCAATATCAGTGTGTCAGCGGCTTTTTACCACGGTGGCAAACTGGTAGGTATTCTCGCAGTACTATCAGAAGCTTTTAAGGGTATTACAGCAGTTCTCATTGCCCGCGCTTTTTTTGGAGAAGGGTCAACTTGGGAACTTATCGCCTTAATTGCCTTGGTAATAGGTAGATACTCGATTGGCAGAGGAGCCGGTACAACAAACGTCGTCTGGGGATTTTTGGTACACGATCCACTCGTGGCAGGTTTTACAACTTTTTTAGCAGCAATTAGCTTTACAGTTTTGCAATCAAAACAATTGGTAAAGTTCGGCGTTTTGCTGCTATTTCCGCTGTTTGTGGCAGTGTTACACTTTGAAGATTTCCCCAGAGTGATTGCGGCTGTTAGCCTGGCGGGCTTATTAGGTTGGATTTATACAAAAATACCCGATGACCTTAACCTCCCAGCCCAAGGAGCAAAATCAGAATCGAAACCCATGCTGGAATTTTTGGGTGGCGAAACCAGGCCAATTGCTCTGGGTGAAGACTTGGACGAGGCGAAAGTGGGTCACAAAGCAGCAGCGCTATCTCAACTCAAGCGATGGGGTTATCCAGTACCCAAGGGATGGGTAATTAACCCAAACCAAGATCCTGAGGAAGTAATAGACTTTTTTCAACCTTCGGAATTATCGCCGTTAGTTGTGCGTTCTTCGGCAATTGGGGAAGACTCAGAACAAGCTTCAGCAGCTGGACAGTACGAAACGGTGTTGAACGTTACCAGCGAACAGCAGCTCAAAGAAGCGATCGCTCAAGTTAGAGCTTCTTACGATCAACCTGCTGCGGTACAATATCGACGCGATCGCGGCCTACCAGACCAAGCGATGGCCGTGCTAATTCAACAGCAAGTCCAGAGTGTATATTCTGGCGTAGCTTTTAGTCGCGACCCGATTACTCAACAAGGCGACGCCATTGTGATTGAAGCTTTACCAGGCAGCGCCAGTCAAGTGGTTTCCGGCAGAGTTACCCCAGAACAATATCGGGCTTTTGTTGTCGAGACAGAAAATTTCTCCTCTGTGCAATTAGAAGGTACAGGTAGAGTACCCCAAGCATTAATTAAACAAGTAGCCTTATTAACCCGCCGTCTCGAAAAACGTTACCACGGCATTCCTCAAGATATCGAGTGGAGTTACGACGGTCAAACACTTTGGGTATTACAAGCGCGACCCATCACTACCTTGTTACCCATCTGGACGCGTAAAATCGCTGCCGAAGTCATCCCTGGAGTCATTCACCCCTTAACTTGGTCGGTGAATCGTCCCTTAACTTGTGGCGTTTGGGGAGAAATTTTTACTGTCGGTTTAGGCGATCGCGTTTTGGGTTTAGATTTTACCGAAACCGCTACTCTGCACTATTCAAGGGCATATTTCAATGCATCCCTCCTAGGACAGATTTTTTTGCGGATGGGTTTACCGCCAGAAAGCCTAGAATTTTTAACTAGAGGCGATCGCTTCACTAAGCCACCCTTGCTTTCGACTTTGCGGAATATCCCTGGATTGCTGCGGTTGGTGCGCCGGGAAATGGATTTAGAAACAGAATTTAAGCGAGATTACCGCGAGAAGTTTATTCCTGTATTGTCGCAGTTGGCTCACGAACCTGTCCAAGAACTGGAACCATCCCAGTTATTGGCGAGAATTGACATGATTTTAGAAGCGCTGCGGCTTGCCACTTACTACAGTATTTTCGCTCCGCTCAGTGCTGCCATTAGACAGGGAATTTTTCGAGTTAAAGACGGGCAAATAGATAACAGCGTTGCACCAGAGGTAGCGGTTTTGCGATCGCTGAGTGCTTTAGCGCAAAATGCCAAGCAAGTATTACCTGAATTCGAGCCAGAGAAAGTCTTTGAGCAGTTGGAGACAACTCCTGAAGGACAAAACGTTTTGTATGATTTTAACGAACTGCTTCAGGATTACGGCTATTTAAGTGAAGTGGGAACTGATATTGCCGTTCCCACTTGGAAGGAAGACCCTGAGTATGTCAAACAGTTATTTGTACAGTTAATGCAGGGAAATGAACCGCCAACAGACGGTGTAGATCCGATCAATCAAGTCTTTTCTGGAAAACGCAAACGTGGAAATGTCCAAAGACGCGTAGATCTCAAAGGTCGAGTTACCGAGGTTTACTCGCGACTGCTAGCGGAATTACGTTGGAGTTTTGTTGCTTTAGAGCAGATTTGGTTAAAGTCCAGTTTCCTGAAACAAACTGGAGATATCTTTTTCCTAGAGTTAGATGAAATTGGTAGTCTAGTTGCAGCAGCTGATGCTGAATTTAGCAGCCAGTTGGAGAAATTGGTGCAAAATAGGCGATCGCAATTTGAACAAGACAGCGAAATCAATCAAGTTCCGCTTCTAGTTTACGGTCATACACCACCTCATCCTCTAACACCTTCTCCCCTCTACTCTGACCAAGTTTTACAGGGTATTCCCGCTAGTCACGGACAGGCTGAAGGGCAAGTAAGGGTACTGCGAAATTTAAAAAATATACCAGAGATTAATAAAGAGACAATCTTGGTAGTACCTTATACAGATTCTGCTTGGGCACCATTATTAGTCAGGGCTGGAGGCTTAATTGCCGAGGCAGGAGGCAGACTTTCTCACGGTGCGATCGTGGCGCGGGAATATGGAATTCCCGCAGTTATGGATGTGCGCGGTGCTACTTGGCTAATGCAAGATGGGCAGCGAGTACGGATAGATGGCTCTAGGGGTATTGTGGAATTATCGAATGATTTAAGACCAGAATGA
- a CDS encoding pentapeptide repeat protein, translating to MDTNKLLSRYAAGEKNFNGVILHQANLSHLDLSGINFADADLSGADLSEANLSECNLTRANLTDADLTSTNLNGANLSEVNLIGAEMGWANLEKTNLSRADLRGANLAMANLFGANLSEAELSGADLRGANLRETNLISCNLDEAEITDADFTGASITEQEIGESIVSVGISHKWVTWGSSCTVIQN from the coding sequence ATGGACACAAATAAGCTCCTGAGTCGATATGCAGCAGGGGAAAAGAATTTTAATGGAGTCATTCTACATCAGGCTAACCTTTCTCATCTTGATTTGAGTGGCATAAATTTTGCAGATGCTGACTTGAGTGGTGCTGACTTAAGTGAAGCCAACTTAAGCGAATGTAACTTAACTAGAGCAAACCTGACTGATGCAGATTTAACTAGTACCAATCTCAATGGTGCTAACTTGAGTGAGGTAAACCTGATTGGTGCAGAAATGGGCTGGGCTAATTTAGAGAAAACAAACCTCAGTCGTGCTGATTTGCGGGGTGCAAATTTAGCAATGGCAAATCTATTTGGTGCAAACCTTAGTGAAGCAGAATTGAGTGGAGCCGATTTAAGAGGTGCTAATCTAAGAGAAACAAATTTGATTAGTTGCAATCTTGATGAAGCCGAAATCACTGATGCAGATTTCACTGGAGCAAGCATCACTGAACAAGAGATAGGCGAAAGCATTGTCTCTGTAGGTATATCCCATAAATGGGTGACATGGGGTAGTAGTTGCACAGTGATTCAAAATTAG
- a CDS encoding cobalamin biosynthesis precorrin-3 methylase, whose amino-acid sequence MMPKVAPAVVVLGQNSVTVARKIISVLPGATLYGLAGRTSEVDVSFSNFGETLRELFAEGRPLIGICAAGILIRTLAPLISDKRQEPPVVAVAEDGSAVVPLLGGLSGVNDLARRIAEVFDVKAAITTTGDIRFRTALLSPPPGYHLANPDDAKTFISDLLAGAQVKLEGTAPWLSNSQLPIDANGNLTIKISDRLSHPTANCLVYHPATIAIAISNASATNDEVIASLQQLLAAAELAPASVAGVFAPINMAANSVIHAVASALGVPARFFTSNQLENLQSQGYSPAQAIAIAATGTSGKLISTAATEIAIAISPEPIDASTIGQPRGRLAVIGTGPGSLEWMSPEVREILKSATDLVGYTTYLNLVGSLAEGKQRHDSDNREEIARAEMALDLAAQGRYVAVVSSGDPGIYAMATAIFEVLDNHAKPEWDSVEIHVAPGISAMQAAAAAIGAPLGHDFCAISLSDILKPWSIIEQRIAAAAEADFAIAFYNPVSKERTWQLTEARNILLRYRTPDTPVVLGRNLGRPGQTVKVINLEELAPTVADMRTIILVGSSKTRKIQRSDGSVSVYTPRRYG is encoded by the coding sequence ATGATGCCGAAGGTTGCACCTGCTGTTGTGGTACTTGGTCAAAATAGTGTGACTGTAGCACGCAAAATTATTAGCGTTCTACCAGGGGCGACGTTATACGGTTTGGCGGGGCGCACTTCTGAGGTTGATGTCAGCTTTAGCAATTTCGGTGAAACTTTGCGCGAGTTGTTCGCGGAGGGAAGGCCGCTGATTGGTATTTGTGCGGCTGGTATTTTAATTAGAACTCTCGCGCCTTTGATTTCCGATAAACGCCAAGAACCGCCAGTAGTAGCTGTAGCTGAGGATGGTAGCGCGGTTGTTCCACTGTTAGGCGGACTGAGTGGGGTGAATGATTTGGCACGCCGCATTGCTGAGGTATTTGATGTCAAAGCAGCAATTACAACTACTGGCGACATTCGTTTTCGGACAGCGTTGTTGTCTCCTCCGCCTGGATATCATTTGGCTAACCCAGATGATGCGAAAACGTTTATCTCAGATTTGCTAGCTGGGGCGCAGGTAAAGTTGGAAGGAACAGCACCTTGGTTGAGTAATAGCCAATTGCCGATTGATGCTAATGGAAATTTGACAATTAAAATTAGCGATCGCTTGTCACATCCTACAGCCAATTGTCTTGTTTACCATCCAGCGACAATTGCGATCGCTATTAGTAACGCATCTGCAACTAATGATGAAGTAATAGCTTCACTACAACAATTATTAGCAGCTGCGGAACTTGCGCCTGCATCGGTAGCGGGGGTATTTGCACCTATCAATATGGCAGCAAATTCAGTAATCCACGCGGTTGCTAGCGCGTTGGGAGTGCCTGCACGCTTTTTTACCTCAAATCAACTAGAAAACTTACAATCTCAAGGTTATAGCCCCGCCCAAGCTATAGCGATTGCCGCTACAGGTACATCTGGAAAGCTAATTTCGACAGCAGCAACAGAAATTGCGATCGCTATTTCCCCCGAACCCATCGACGCCAGCACCATTGGTCAGCCACGGGGGCGGTTAGCTGTGATTGGTACGGGGCCGGGAAGTCTAGAGTGGATGTCTCCGGAAGTCAGAGAAATTCTCAAGTCGGCTACTGATTTGGTAGGTTACACAACTTACTTAAATTTAGTTGGTTCCCTCGCGGAAGGTAAGCAACGCCATGATTCTGACAACCGCGAAGAAATCGCACGGGCGGAAATGGCGTTAGATTTGGCAGCCCAAGGGCGATATGTAGCTGTTGTCTCCTCTGGCGACCCCGGTATTTACGCAATGGCGACAGCAATTTTTGAAGTACTAGATAACCATGCCAAACCAGAATGGGATAGCGTTGAAATTCATGTAGCGCCTGGTATTTCCGCGATGCAAGCCGCCGCCGCTGCCATTGGCGCGCCCTTGGGACATGACTTCTGTGCGATTTCTCTATCAGATATTTTGAAACCCTGGTCAATTATTGAACAACGAATTGCTGCGGCTGCGGAAGCTGATTTTGCGATCGCTTTCTACAATCCTGTGTCTAAAGAGCGTACTTGGCAACTTACAGAAGCGAGAAATATTTTGCTGCGCTATAGAACGCCTGACACACCAGTAGTCTTAGGACGAAATCTCGGCAGACCAGGACAGACTGTTAAAGTAATTAACCTAGAAGAGTTAGCGCCAACAGTAGCAGATATGCGCACAATTATTCTCGTTGGTTCTAGTAAGACGCGGAAAATTCAGCGCAGTGATGGCAGTGTCTCCGTTTACACTCCACGCCGATACGGTTAA
- a CDS encoding glycine cleavage T protein produces the protein MPTSAIDAKDAAAIQAVKEGVAVCDRSFWGRIRVSDEERLRFLHNQSTNDFQSLKPGQGCDTVMVTSTARTIDLVSAYVLEDAVLLLVSPNRREFMMQWLDRYIFFADKVQLTDVTGETATFSLIGSGSDAIIENLGAGAIIGQPHGNHILVNDGVIVAVGSGLASPGYTLILPVSEKQKIWSQILELGAVEASDRAWELLRILQGRPAPEAELTDDYNPLEVGLWQTISFNKGCYIGQETIARLNTYKGVKQHLWGIRLSKPAEVGATIAVGDEKVGKLTSYTETPDGYFGLGYIRTKAGGVGLKVQVGETEGEIVEVPFVSHEYPSAPGN, from the coding sequence ATGCCAACCTCTGCAATTGACGCTAAAGACGCAGCAGCTATCCAAGCGGTAAAGGAAGGAGTTGCTGTATGCGATCGCTCTTTTTGGGGACGCATCCGTGTTTCTGATGAAGAACGCCTCCGCTTTTTACACAATCAAAGCACTAATGACTTCCAAAGTCTCAAACCTGGGCAAGGATGCGATACTGTAATGGTGACATCCACCGCCCGCACGATAGATTTGGTGAGTGCTTACGTTCTAGAGGATGCGGTTTTATTATTAGTTTCGCCTAACCGCCGCGAATTTATGATGCAGTGGTTAGATCGCTACATCTTTTTTGCCGATAAAGTGCAATTAACCGATGTGACTGGTGAAACAGCAACCTTTAGTCTCATCGGTTCGGGAAGCGATGCGATTATTGAAAATTTGGGTGCGGGTGCAATTATCGGACAACCTCACGGCAATCATATTTTAGTCAACGATGGCGTAATTGTGGCGGTTGGTAGTGGCTTGGCTTCCCCTGGATATACTTTGATTTTGCCCGTTTCCGAAAAACAGAAGATTTGGAGCCAAATTTTAGAATTAGGCGCAGTAGAAGCGAGCGATCGCGCTTGGGAATTGTTACGAATTTTACAAGGACGCCCCGCCCCAGAAGCAGAACTCACAGATGATTACAATCCTCTAGAAGTCGGTTTATGGCAAACAATTTCCTTTAATAAAGGTTGCTATATTGGGCAAGAAACTATAGCCAGATTAAATACATATAAAGGCGTAAAGCAACACCTTTGGGGAATTCGTCTGAGTAAACCTGCGGAAGTTGGCGCAACAATTGCTGTAGGAGATGAAAAAGTCGGCAAACTCACCAGTTACACCGAAACGCCTGATGGTTATTTTGGACTGGGTTACATTCGTACCAAAGCAGGCGGCGTTGGTTTAAAAGTGCAAGTAGGAGAAACCGAGGGTGAAATAGTAGAAGTTCCCTTTGTTTCTCATGAATATCCTTCAGCACCAGGAAACTAA
- a CDS encoding carbonic anhydrase, translating into MKYHTIDELLTNNQSWVAEKLALDAKYFERLAEGQKPPFLYIGCSDSRLPLTNFTRTEPGELFVHRNIANQVSLTDMNFLAVLDYAISHLQVKHIIVCGHYGCGGIKAALEGSTTGIIDNWVNPIRELYLHNLDEINALPNREARLNRLAEINVLAQVKNLYQTSIVRKALHEQKAPKIHGWVLDIKTGLIKDLNVSTVQWQLPSCPLFAKPSIITLREIHPTDGVAGCCCEETHQPK; encoded by the coding sequence ATGAAATATCACACCATTGATGAACTACTAACCAATAATCAATCTTGGGTTGCAGAAAAATTAGCCCTAGACGCCAAGTATTTTGAGAGATTAGCCGAGGGACAAAAACCACCTTTTCTTTACATAGGTTGTTCAGACAGCCGTTTACCTCTGACTAACTTTACTCGCACAGAACCCGGAGAGTTATTTGTACATCGCAATATTGCTAATCAAGTATCGCTAACAGATATGAACTTCTTAGCGGTTTTAGATTATGCGATTTCTCATCTTCAAGTTAAACACATCATTGTTTGTGGACACTACGGTTGTGGTGGAATTAAAGCAGCTCTAGAAGGAAGCACCACTGGAATCATTGATAACTGGGTAAATCCCATTCGGGAACTTTATTTACACAACCTAGACGAGATTAATGCTTTACCAAACAGAGAAGCACGCCTAAATCGATTAGCAGAAATCAACGTTTTGGCGCAGGTTAAGAATCTCTACCAAACTTCCATCGTCCGCAAAGCACTCCACGAGCAAAAAGCCCCAAAAATTCATGGTTGGGTGCTAGATATCAAAACCGGGCTAATCAAAGACTTAAATGTTTCCACCGTGCAATGGCAATTACCTTCCTGTCCTTTGTTTGCCAAGCCGTCTATAATTACTCTGCGTGAGATTCATCCAACAGATGGGGTTGCAGGTTGTTGCTGTGAAGAGACACATCAGCCAAAATGA
- a CDS encoding hypothetical protein (similar to kinesin light chain) translates to MNEDLVTDDDNRDAYDYLTISIEAKANRLNLLIAVCDDASFRDEIIAEYEAELQPQIRCYRVTLARDEPSLTAAISQLVRSEEYLQQHQSAVITVTGAEQLHFLKLGKERSEQEVFFGYLQWTREALRAFPFAIILWVTNQILVELIKKAPDFWSWRNGVFRFVSRRKNTVSGRELEAIRFAFKDNEISGLDDDNDYLLPIEDLQGFIQDLEQRGVKDATLATLYFSLGDIYRKRLNRGEFQDYKQEQELGIEYLSKAVELQKELGLEKDLATSLNNLAELYESQGRYSEAEPLYRQALLLRQRLLGEEHLDVATSLNNLAALYYSQGKYSEAKSLLLQTLALRQRLLGEEHLDVATSFNNLAALYYSQGKYSEAEPLLFQALALWRHLLGEENPEVATSLNNLGLLYHSQGKYSEAEALFLQALELTRHLLGEEHPDVATSLNNLGLLYHSQGKYSEAEALFLQALALRQRLLGDKHLEVASSLTSLAGLYFSQGRYTEAEALFLQALALRRRLLREEHPDIASSLNNLAELYFSQRRYSEAEPLYLQALKICERTLGVDHPNTIIVRKNLAYLRDRLSSEQ, encoded by the coding sequence ATGAATGAAGATTTAGTGACAGATGATGACAACAGAGATGCTTATGATTACTTAACTATTTCTATTGAGGCTAAAGCCAATCGATTAAATTTGCTAATTGCTGTTTGTGATGATGCTAGTTTTCGTGATGAAATTATTGCTGAGTATGAAGCAGAATTACAGCCACAAATCCGTTGTTATCGGGTGACATTGGCAAGAGATGAGCCGAGTTTGACGGCTGCTATTTCTCAATTGGTCAGAAGTGAAGAGTATTTGCAGCAACATCAATCAGCAGTAATTACGGTAACTGGTGCAGAACAGCTTCATTTTCTGAAATTGGGCAAGGAACGTTCCGAGCAAGAGGTTTTTTTCGGTTATTTACAGTGGACTAGGGAAGCATTGAGGGCATTTCCTTTTGCGATTATCTTGTGGGTGACTAATCAAATATTAGTTGAGTTAATTAAAAAAGCACCTGATTTTTGGAGTTGGCGCAATGGTGTTTTTCGGTTTGTGTCTAGAAGGAAAAATACTGTTTCTGGTAGAGAATTAGAAGCGATTCGTTTTGCTTTTAAGGATAATGAAATTTCAGGTTTGGATGATGACAATGATTATTTGTTGCCTATAGAAGATTTGCAAGGGTTTATTCAAGATTTAGAACAGCGCGGTGTTAAAGATGCAACTTTAGCGACTTTATACTTTAGCTTAGGAGATATTTATAGGAAAAGACTCAACCGGGGTGAGTTTCAAGATTATAAGCAAGAGCAAGAATTAGGCATTGAGTATTTAAGCAAAGCTGTAGAATTGCAAAAAGAATTAGGTTTAGAGAAAGACTTAGCTACTAGCCTCAATAACTTGGCGGAACTCTACGAATCTCAAGGTAGATATAGCGAAGCCGAACCCCTCTATCGACAAGCTTTGTTACTCAGGCAACGCCTACTGGGAGAAGAACATCTAGATGTTGCCACTAGCCTCAACAACCTAGCTGCACTATACTACTCTCAAGGCAAATACAGCGAAGCTAAATCCCTTTTACTGCAAACTTTGGCACTCAGGCAACGCCTACTGGGAGAAGAACATCTAGATGTTGCCACTAGCTTCAACAACTTAGCTGCACTATACTACTCTCAAGGCAAATACAGCGAAGCTGAACCCCTTTTATTCCAAGCTTTAGCACTATGGCGACACCTGCTGGGTGAGGAAAATCCAGAGGTTGCTACTAGCCTCAACAATCTGGGGTTACTCTACCACTCTCAGGGAAAATACAGCGAAGCCGAAGCTTTATTTCTGCAAGCTTTGGAACTAACACGACACCTACTGGGAGAAGAACATCCAGATGTTGCTACTAGCCTTAACAACCTGGGGTTACTCTACCACTCTCAGGGAAAATACAGCGAAGCCGAAGCTTTATTCCTGCAAGCTTTAGCACTTAGGCAACGTCTGCTGGGTGATAAACATCTTGAAGTTGCATCTAGCCTAACAAGTCTGGCAGGACTCTACTTCTCTCAAGGAAGATATACTGAAGCCGAAGCTTTATTCCTGCAAGCTTTAGCACTTAGACGACGCCTACTACGTGAAGAGCATCCAGATATTGCCTCTAGCCTCAACAACCTGGCGGAACTCTACTTTTCCCAGAGAAGATACAGCGAAGCCGAACCCCTGTACTTGCAAGCTTTGAAGATTTGTGAGCGAACTTTAGGGGTAGATCATCCCAATACTATTATTGTTCGTAAAAATTTAGCATATCTCCGCGATCGCCTCTCCTCAGAACAGTAA
- a CDS encoding NADH dehydrogenase (ubiquinone) 30 kDa subunit: protein MADEESKPVPAAEESLVKAGKVSQWLTENGFDHKVLAPDVNGVEIIKVEPDFLLPTATALYAYGFNYLQFQGGVDLGPGENLVSVYHLIKVGDNSDRPEEIRLKVFLPRENPRVPSVYWIWKTADWQERESYDMFGIVYEGHPNLKRILMPEDWVGWPLRKDYISPDFYELQDAY from the coding sequence GTGGCTGATGAAGAATCTAAGCCAGTACCAGCAGCCGAGGAGTCACTGGTAAAAGCCGGGAAAGTTTCCCAGTGGTTGACTGAAAATGGCTTTGACCATAAGGTTTTAGCACCCGATGTCAATGGGGTAGAGATAATTAAGGTAGAGCCAGATTTCTTACTCCCTACCGCCACAGCTTTGTATGCTTACGGGTTTAATTATCTCCAGTTTCAAGGCGGTGTTGACCTGGGGCCGGGAGAAAACTTGGTGAGTGTTTATCACTTAATTAAAGTTGGTGATAATAGCGATCGCCCTGAAGAAATCCGATTGAAAGTGTTCTTACCACGGGAAAATCCCAGAGTACCTTCAGTTTACTGGATTTGGAAAACCGCAGACTGGCAAGAACGCGAGTCTTACGATATGTTCGGCATTGTCTATGAAGGACACCCTAATCTGAAGCGGATTTTGATGCCAGAAGATTGGGTAGGTTGGCCTTTGCGGAAGGATTACATCTCGCCTGATTTCTACGAGTTGCAAGACGCTTATTAG
- a CDS encoding NADH dehydrogenase subunit B, with protein sequence MVLNSNLTTQDKERIINPIERPTVTQDLSENVILTTVDDLYNWARLSSLWPLLFGTACCFIEFAALIGSRFDFDRFGLIPRSSPRQADLIITAGTITMKMAPQLVRLYEQMPEPKYVIAMGACTITGGMFSVDSPTAVRGVDKLIPVDVYLPGCPPRPEAIIDAIIKLRKKIANDSIQERDQIKQTHRYYSTTHNLKPVAEILTGKYMQSDTRFTPPKELAEAIGLPVPPALLTSQKQKEETNRG encoded by the coding sequence ATGGTCTTGAATTCTAATTTAACAACCCAGGACAAAGAACGCATCATCAACCCGATTGAGCGTCCCACTGTCACTCAAGACCTTTCAGAAAACGTAATTCTGACTACGGTTGATGACCTTTACAACTGGGCGCGACTTTCTAGCTTGTGGCCGTTGCTATTTGGTACGGCTTGTTGCTTTATTGAGTTTGCAGCTTTAATTGGCTCTCGGTTTGACTTTGACCGCTTTGGGCTAATTCCCCGTTCCAGCCCCCGCCAAGCTGATTTAATTATTACGGCTGGGACAATCACCATGAAGATGGCACCTCAACTCGTGCGTCTTTACGAACAAATGCCTGAGCCTAAGTATGTGATTGCGATGGGAGCTTGTACAATTACAGGCGGGATGTTCAGCGTTGATTCTCCCACTGCTGTGCGGGGAGTGGATAAACTCATTCCTGTAGATGTGTACTTGCCTGGTTGTCCGCCGCGTCCAGAAGCGATTATTGACGCAATTATTAAGCTGCGGAAGAAGATAGCCAATGATTCCATCCAAGAACGGGATCAAATTAAGCAAACTCACCGCTATTACAGCACTACTCACAACTTGAAGCCTGTAGCGGAAATTTTGACTGGTAAGTATATGCAGTCAGATACTCGCTTTACACCACCAAAGGAATTGGCGGAAGCGATTGGTTTACCAGTTCCACCTGCTTTATTGACATCCCAGAAACAAAAGGAGGAAACAAACCGTGGCTGA
- a CDS encoding NADH dehydrogenase subunit A: protein MFVLSGYEYLLGFLIICSLVPALALSASKLLRPSGKSAERRTTYESGMEPIGGAWIQFNIRYYMFALVFVVFDVETVFLYPWAVAFHRLGLLAFIEALIFIAILVIALVYAWRKGALEWS, encoded by the coding sequence GTGTTTGTTCTCAGCGGTTACGAGTACCTTCTAGGCTTTCTCATTATCTGTAGCCTAGTGCCTGCCCTGGCGCTCTCAGCGTCCAAGCTCCTACGACCCAGCGGCAAAAGTGCGGAACGGCGCACCACATACGAATCCGGGATGGAACCCATTGGCGGAGCCTGGATTCAGTTCAACATTCGCTACTATATGTTTGCGCTGGTCTTTGTCGTCTTTGATGTGGAGACTGTGTTTTTGTATCCTTGGGCGGTAGCTTTCCACCGTCTAGGGCTATTGGCATTCATTGAAGCGCTAATTTTTATTGCAATTCTTGTAATCGCCTTAGTTTACGCATGGCGTAAAGGAGCTTTGGAATGGTCTTGA